From a region of the Mauremys mutica isolate MM-2020 ecotype Southern chromosome 12, ASM2049712v1, whole genome shotgun sequence genome:
- the LOC123347050 gene encoding C-type lectin domain family 2 member D-like encodes MCVTEGRGMQKGADPTEQKLHPAPSGKGEPGRREAEPGYWPGPQSPKPAAQKVLVAVLGAVTALLVLTLIVTTAALAGGKSTPCLAAVACPEGWVGYGGKCYYFSELEGNWSSSQSHCSSLGASLAGIDTLQENAFMLRYKGPPDHWIGLQREQDQPWKWPNGTEFNNLFEVRGGGDCAYLNEKAAVSSSRCYTRRNWICSKPDVTMKTNDNSAGRD; translated from the exons ATGTGTGTCACTGAGGGAAGAGGGATGCAGAAAGGAGCGGATCCCACTGAGCAGAaactgcacccagcacccagtgGCAAGGGAGAGCCGGGGAGAAGAGAAGCAGAGCCAG GTTATTggcctggcccccagtccccaaaACCTGCTGCACAGAAAGTGCTGGTGGCTGTTCTAGGCGCAGTCACTGCCCTCCTCGTTCTCACACTGATCGTTACCACAGCTGCTTTGGCAG GGGGGAAATCGACACCGTGTTTGGCTGCCGTCGCATGCCCTGAAGGCTGGGTCGGGTACGGAGGGAAATGTTACTATttctcagagctggaagggaactggagctccagccagagccacTGCTCTTCCCTCGgcgcctccctggctgggatcgACACCCTGCAGGAGAAC GCTTTCATGCTGCGCTATAAAGGTCCCCCAGACCACTGGATCGGCCTCCAGAGGGAACAGGACCAGCCCTGGAAATGGCCAAATGGCACAGAATTCAACAACCT GTTTGAAGTAAGGGGAGGAGGAGACTGTGCTTATCTGAATGAGAAGGCTGCTGTCAGCTCTTCAAGGTGCTACACGAGGAGAAACTGGATCTGCAGCAAACCAGATGTAACGATGAAGACAAATGACAATTCAGCAGGAAGGGACTGA
- the LOC123345854 gene encoding C-type lectin domain family 2 member D-like — protein MEKVAVSAQSDQLLAPNGKGEPERREAEPGYWPGPQSSKVLVAVLGAVIALLILTVIVTTAVLAGGKSTPCLAAVACPEGWVGYGGKCYYFSDLEGNWSSSQSHCSSLGASLAGIDTLQEKAFMLRYKGLPDHWIGLQREQDQPWKWPNGTEFNNLFEVTVEGDCAYLNEKGVVSSSRCYTRRNWICSKPDVMMKMNDNSAGRD, from the exons atggagaaagttgcagTTTCTGCTCAGTCAGATCAGCTCCTAGCACCCAATGGCAAGGGAGAGCCAGAGAGAAGAGAAGCAGAACCAG GTTATTGGCCTGGCCCCCAGTCATCAAAAGTGCTGGTGGCTGTTCTAGGCGCAGTCATTGCCCTCCTCATTCTCACAGTGATCGTTACCACAGCTGTTTTGGCAG GGGGGAAATCGACACCGTGTTTGGCTGCCGTCGCATGCCCTGAAGGCTGGGTCGGGTACGGAGGGAAATGTTACTATTTCTCAGATCTGGAAGGGAACtggagctccagccagagccacTGCTCTTCCCTCGgcgcctccctggctgggatcgACACCCTGCAGGAGAag GCTTTCATGCTGCGCTATAAAGGTCTCCCAGACCACTGGATCGGCCTCCAGAGGGAACAGGACCAGCCCTGGAAATGGCCAAATGGCACAGAATTCAACAACCT GTTTGAAGTAACGGTCGAAGGAGACTGTGCTTATCTGAATGAGAAGGGTGTTGTGAGCTCTTCAAGGTGCTACACGAGGAGAAACTGGATCTGCAGCAAACCAGATGTAATGATGAAGATGAATGACAATTCAGCAGGAAGGGACTGA